A portion of the Streptomyces coeruleoprunus genome contains these proteins:
- a CDS encoding DUF2283 domain-containing protein, with product MAEVKVTYDKSVNAAYVYFTEPQARVHCASVYDRDPVDVDGMINLDFDEQGRLIGIEVSAASSKLPEYPLQSAKRLDTEDA from the coding sequence GTGGCAGAGGTCAAAGTCACCTACGACAAGTCGGTGAACGCAGCGTACGTGTACTTCACCGAACCCCAGGCCCGAGTGCACTGCGCGAGCGTGTACGATCGCGACCCGGTGGACGTCGACGGCATGATCAACCTCGACTTCGACGAGCAGGGCCGCCTCATCGGCATCGAAGTGTCGGCGGCCAGTTCAAAACTGCCCGAGTACCCGCTCCAGTCCGCAAAGCGACTGGACACCGAAGACGCGTGA